CGCTACATCAGCGACCGTCGATCTCAACTGGATCGGATATGTTCCGCGTAAGACGAGCGGAACCGAGGCGGCTCAGGCTAACGGTAGCAACGACGACGGCGACGGCGAAGTACAAGGGGACGAAGATGAGGGAGGAGAAGCTATCGGAGATGATAGAGGAGAAAGTGAAGGAAGCGACGGAGGTTTGCGAGGCGGACGAGAGATCGGAGGAGTGTAGAGTGGCGTGGGACGAAGTAGAAGAGGTGAGCCAAGCCAAAGCAGATCTGAGGATCAAGCTCGAGCTCCTGAACCATGATCCGCTCGAGAGTTTCTGCCAAGAGAATCCTGAGACCGACGAGTGTCGAATCTACGAAGACTaataagtaataaaaaaaaaataataataataataataataatagtatgtTCTGTTACTAGGGGACTGGAAAAAGGGTCTATTTCAATATGAACTTTACGCATCGTGCCTATTCTTTCACGAACTTTGTAGTAGTGCGTATTCCATAttgaactaaacaaattttttaaaatactatatgaaatTTATGCGTCGTGTTTATTTCttcacgaactttatagtagtgcgtatttcacactgaacaaaaccaaaatcaaaaaatactacatagactTGTAAAATAAATCtgtagtatatattaatatatatctgtagtatatattaatatatatttgtagtatatatttatagtattttatatgttgtTGTATCAAAACAacatcattttatataaatctgtgaaataaaaaattaaaaattaaaaataaaatacactctcaaaattgtgtttatatatattgactatCAAAAGTAATAGTCATCATTGATTTTATCAAAAgactattttggataaattatatgaaattgtccgtcgttttttaattttttcatcttacaaaaaatttatccaaaataacgttgttttaataaattaatgtatgactTGACTAACACATTTCACTTACTGACAAAGAAAGACTAACATCTTTGacggtcaatatatatatatataatcacgaTTTTGAGCGTCAAAGGTGTTCGTCTTTTTTCTGTCAGCAAATCAAAGGtgtagtcatatatatatgtacaataACCGTCAAAAGGGTTAGTATTTTTCTGTTTAGGAAATCAAAAGTGTTAGTCatacgttaatttatcaaaataacgtcatttttgatagattttataaaaaataaaaaattacaaattgacggataatttcatagaatttatccaaaataaaatcttttgataaattaaatctTGACTAACAcatttgacagtcaatatataagTACAATTTTGAGAGGTTTTTGGTAAATTAAAGGATGACTATTAcatttgacagtcaatatatataagcacaattttaagagtttatattttattttgatttttaatttcacaaaatttattcaaaatgacgttgttttgataaattaacggatgactaacacatttaacgctcaatattgaaataagcactattttgagagtctatgtagtatttttttttatttttgtttagtttaatgtgaaatacgcactactataaagttcgtgaaggaatagacacgacacataaagttcatatagtattttaaaaaatttgtttagttcagtgtggaaTACGCACTGCTACAAAATTCGTGCTGAAATATGAACGACGCGTAAAGTTCATGTTGAAATAGGCACTTTTTCCCTAGGGGACTAGAGTCTATTAATAA
The sequence above is drawn from the Raphanus sativus cultivar WK10039 chromosome 7, ASM80110v3, whole genome shotgun sequence genome and encodes:
- the LOC108815890 gene encoding calvin cycle protein CP12-3, chloroplastic; the encoded protein is MMSATTTASHGRVMMLPSPSRASLHQRPSISTGSDMFRVRRAEPRRLRLTVATTTATAKYKGTKMREEKLSEMIEEKVKEATEVCEADERSEECRVAWDEVEEVSQAKADLRIKLELLNHDPLESFCQENPETDECRIYED